A DNA window from Choloepus didactylus isolate mChoDid1 chromosome 9, mChoDid1.pri, whole genome shotgun sequence contains the following coding sequences:
- the LOC119543915 gene encoding GTP-binding nuclear protein Ran-like → MAAQGEPQVQFKLVLVGDGGTGKTTFVKHHLTGEFKKKYVATLGVDVHPLVFHTNKGPIKFNVWDTAGQEKFGGLRDGYYIQAQSAIIMFDVASRVTYKNVPNWHRALVRVCENIPIVLCGNKVDIKDRKVKPKSIIFHRKKNRQYYDISAKSNYNFEKPFLWLARKLIGDPNLEFVARPALAPPEVVMDPALAAQYEHDSEVAQTTALLDEDDDL, encoded by the coding sequence ATGGCTGCCCAAGGAGAACCCCAAGTTCAGTTTAAACTTGTACTGGTTGGCGATGGTGGTACTGGAAAAACTACATTTGTGAAACATCATTTGACTGGTGAATTTAAGAAGAAGTATGTAGCCACCTTGGGCGTGGATGTCCATCCCCTTGTGTTTCATACCAACAAAGGGCCTATTAAATTCAACGTGTGGGACACGGCTGGTCAGGAGAAATTCGGTGGCCTGAGAGATGGCTATTACATCCAAGCCCAGAGTGCCATTATAATGTTTGATGTAGCATCAAGAGTTACTTACAAGAATGTGCCTAACTGGCATAGAGCCCTGGTACGAGTGTGTGAAAACATCCCCATTGTGTTGTGTGGCAACAAAGTGGATATTAAGGACAGGAAAGTCAAGCCAAAATCCATCATCTTCCACCGAAAGAAGAATCGTCAGTACTATGACATTTCTGCCAAAAGTAACTACAACTTTGAAAAGCCTTTCCTTTGGCTTGCTAGAAAACTGATTGGAGACCCTAACTTGGAGTTTGTGGCCAGGCCTGCTCTTGCCCCACCAGAGGTTGTCATGGACCCAGCTTTGGCAGCACAGTATGAACATGACTCAGAGGTTGCTCAGACAACTGCTCTGCTGGATGAGGATGATGACCTGTGA